In Mycolicibacterium aromaticivorans JS19b1 = JCM 16368, the following proteins share a genomic window:
- a CDS encoding cadmium resistance transporter, which yields MDDIVVLAVFFGQAGPSRAAAIRVVLGQYVGFAAILAVSVAGALGAELLPRAAIPYLGLLPLLLGVRAAWKLWREHGEEDNPRDASPTDKAGVMQIATVTFANGGDNIGVYVPVFSVTSFSGMTGYVSVFLIGVAFWCLAGWYFARHPAVARILTRWGHFILPVVLIGIGLVILIEGGAFGL from the coding sequence ATCGACGACATAGTCGTGTTGGCGGTGTTCTTTGGCCAAGCAGGGCCGTCACGCGCAGCGGCAATTCGAGTCGTGTTGGGACAGTACGTCGGCTTCGCTGCGATCCTCGCCGTTTCCGTGGCCGGCGCACTAGGGGCTGAGCTTCTGCCAAGAGCAGCGATTCCGTATCTCGGGCTGCTTCCATTGCTGCTGGGGGTCCGTGCCGCATGGAAACTATGGCGTGAGCACGGCGAAGAGGACAACCCAAGGGACGCTTCGCCGACCGACAAGGCTGGCGTCATGCAAATCGCCACCGTCACCTTCGCCAACGGCGGCGACAACATAGGCGTCTACGTGCCAGTGTTCTCGGTGACAAGTTTCAGCGGCATGACTGGTTACGTCAGTGTCTTCTTGATTGGAGTGGCGTTCTGGTGCCTGGCCGGCTGGTACTTCGCTAGACACCCCGCTGTCGCACGGATACTCACCCGCTGGGGCCATTTCATTCTGCCGGTCGTGCTCATCGGCATAGGCCTGGTGATTCTCATCGAAGGAGGCGCATTCGGTCTGTGA
- a CDS encoding transposase has translation MPEKRKKYDRAFREGAVRIVHETGKPIAAIARELGVNEGTLGNWVTRDREAREGRGELTRDDMDELKRLRSENAELRMERDVLKRSVVLWVKEATK, from the coding sequence ATGCCAGAGAAACGCAAGAAGTACGACCGGGCGTTCCGTGAGGGCGCGGTGCGGATCGTGCACGAGACAGGGAAGCCGATCGCGGCGATCGCGCGGGAGCTCGGGGTCAACGAGGGCACCCTCGGGAACTGGGTGACCCGGGACCGCGAGGCCCGGGAGGGGCGCGGGGAGTTGACCCGCGATGACATGGACGAGCTCAAGCGCCTGCGCAGCGAGAACGCCGAGCTGCGGATGGAGCGCGATGTCCTCAAGCGATCCGTGGTCCTGTGGGTGAAGGAGGCGACGAAGTGA